GCTGCTTGCTGAAGATCAGGATCTGGATTTTTTGAGTGTGAGGCTAATGATAGATTGAAAGCCGACAGAATAATAACAACGATACCAAACGCTGACACTGCGTTATTGTACTGGTCCATGTAAGGCACATAGCTCTCGGTCAAAGCATGGGGGAAGCCTTGAAGGATACTGGATATGGAAAACTTGTAAGGCGAATATCGGTAAATCGTATCAAGCCGATTTAACCGCAACTCGCCGTATTGGAATCGTTTGTCCATGATATTAGAGTCCTTGGGGTTGAGATTTGGTAGTATTGTACGGGCAAATTCCGACCAAGCTCGGTAGTCCAAGTTCTCATTGATTAGACGAGATTCTTGAGCCACCCGCAAATCATGACCAAAGCGAATAAGGCCACAATAAGAGTACAGAAGCCCGCACGCTGCTCGGTGCAATTGAGGGTCACAGGATATGTTGGCCTCCCAGAAATCGTAGTTGAGGAGAAAGTCCGGTAGTGGCTTAATGAATATTCTCGACTTGGCccaaacaagatgaagatccaGTTCCTCTGCAATTACAATTTCACGGCGCAGGAATTTCTGGTAGTATAATGATCGGGGAGCTCCATGGACGGCGATTAGCCATAACATCTTGCGTATGGCATTGAATCGAGAAAGATCGAAAAAGGCGCAAAGAAATCTATGCACCTCATCTCTAGCCTCATATCTCAGTATCTGCAGTTCCCTTGCTAAGGGAGATATATCGTTGAAGGCTGCAGGGAGGACTAGGTCATCCTGAGAAACCAAGGAAGAAGTTGGCGGGAACGGGGGCTTATATGCTAGCGATGCGATCTCCTTGCTGGATTTATCCATTTAGAATATGGTAGAATGACAGGTGCGGGAAAAAATTGGAGTTGTAGTAAATTGGTCTTTTGAAAGCTTGTCCAAGGAGTTAAGAGGATGCGGAGCATGCCAAGAGTGCCAATGACTTGTAATTTATGGTTTATGGACTCGCCAATGTTAGAAAGCTGACCAGACTATGACTCCAAGCTTATGCAACAACGCGTGCCCTCTTACGTTGCCTGGTCGCGCATATTAGACTGTGATGGTCTCTATATTGCAAATATGACATAACACTTTCAGACCAGCTGATTTTAATTGAGCTATAGTGTGTGCATGTCGCAGTTATGACATAATTTGTAGAGTTGAATATAGAGGCATCCTGTCCATTCTGGTCCAAGCTTGCTTGAACTGACAAACATTCAATTGGACTGGGGATATCAGGGACTAGAGAGCACCCACTAGCCCATAACTGCATCATAAGCTTAACACAGTTTAGGTAGCGCCTACGCACTATATCTGTCATGATGCTATAACAATGATAATACCCCGCAGATGGAGGCAATAGTATGCTTAGGGTCAAGGTGAAGTCTATATCATTGATAACCACGGAAGGCAGGATCTTGGGGTCAGATCGAGTAGTTTTATGGCTATTTTGCATTTCGCCGAGAATAAGGGTCATTTCTGAGCCAGAATAAGTCGTTGGGATGCAGATATGAGGTGCCCCTGAACGAATAGAGATGGCTTTTCTGAGTCTAATCCCCGACCCTCCACCGATAGAAATAACGCAGTCGGCTGACATAGAGTCAAGAAAGGCGATTCCTTTTTCAGTTACCCTTGGTGTGCCAGAAATAAGGCATGAGCGTTTATTCCGACCCAAACCTTGTATCTAGGTATAGGTGCGCTGGGGCTCGCGACAGTCCTTACCACTAATGCTAGACGCGTGTTAACAGGGGTATGTAATTGGTTAATTGATAAGATCATCTACCCTGCACTAATAACTGTGATCTTtgttattatattaatttaaataaaatagtttCAATACTATCTAATGATTATAAGAGAAAAATAAACTCAATATTCACTTAttgtctttatctttagctttAACCTAGACTTTGCGGTCGACATTCTCCTGCTCAAGAGTCGTTGGTATGTCAGTGTTGAAGACCTTGGACTTGGCAGGCTCGTCCACAGTTACGTCTGCTGCCTCTCCATCAAAGATGACAGCAATCTCCTCTAAGGCTTTACCCTTAGTTTCGAGGGACCAACCGTAGGCGATGAAACTCTCGACAATGAGGACAGCAACGTAGACGAGGTAGTAACGCCACCCAATGCTGTCTAATCCAACAGGGTTGACATACTGGGTGACGAAAACAGCACATTTCGTCGCAAGAACATATACACCCATTCCCTTCGCCCGGATTGAGTACGGGAGAACCTCAACTGAGTATGCCACTGGGAGAGGCGAGAAAGCCATGCAGTAGAAGATCTCATAGACGAAGATTAGAGCCATCACCGCAACACCGGCAGACTTGGCCTCCGTGGCGGCAAAGCGTTCCGATGCGATGGTCCATCCTGTAAAGACAAGCAACATGCCAACTGTAGAGATTCGGAAGAGAGGACGGCGACCAACGCGATCGACGAAGCAGGCGCTGGTGAGAGCGAGGGCCCAGTTCCAAATGTTGATGAGACCGTTAACCAGGGCTTGTGTCTTCTTGTTCGTGATGCCGACAGTGTCCATGACTCGAGAGAGATCTGCACAGTCATCAAGTCAGCCACTGATCCGTCAGATTGTGACTGATGAAGTCGACTTACAGTAAGAGATCAATCCATTTCCAGACCATTGAGACATTAGACCCAtgcagatgacgaggaaCATCCTGTAGCGGTTACCCTTGGTGCTGACCATAGACTTCCAAGTAGTTTGACCAGATACTGCGGACTGTCAGTAAAGTATGACAGAGCGGCAGCGAGCGACCTACACTTCTCTTGCTCAATCGCGGCTCGAATCTCTTCGTATTCCAGCTCTACTAGTTCCGTCTTGACACCTTCTCCATGGTACCTCGTAAGAGCTTCGAGGGCCTCTTCACTGCGATCGTTCGAGATGAGCCATCGTGGGGATTCGGGGAGGAACCAGACAGTCGATAGCTGGATGAGACTGGGTGCCATCTGAAGCAGGGAGGGGATTCTCCATGACCATGTGCTGGGGATTACTCTAGTGCCATAGGTGATCCAAGCAGCTGCAATAGAGCCCAGGAACCAACTAGACAAGTCAGCAAAGTCAAAGGACAAGCAGCAAAGATTGACTTACCAAGTGTTGCAGATAGGCTGATCAATGCGACTTGGGGAATGTTATGGTGCCAGTAATTGACGATGACAGCCGAGACAGTGACCTCAATCGGAACACCAATAGCGAACTGATACCAATAGTTCCAAGCAAGAGCGAAACCAAGGGCAGGGTCGACGAAACGGGCAGCAAAGATGGGGACAGGGCCGGGAATTGGTAGCCATGATGCCATCTCACCAACACTATTCAGCAACAAAAGGCGCAATGGGCGTGGAACAGATGCTGCCAAGCGACATGATAGCGCTCATGAGTCCAAGCTGAGATCCGCGTGGGTTGTCAAAGAAGTCATCCCAGTA
The window above is part of the Fusarium oxysporum f. sp. lycopersici 4287 chromosome 8, whole genome shotgun sequence genome. Proteins encoded here:
- a CDS encoding hypothetical protein (At least one base has a quality score < 10), which produces MNFLRNRLPAPKQDLLAKQARQQGTTDAAYKPSRISELSNESPSWYKSAARRHLYFLLFPACVVSYATSGYDGSMMNSLQTVSYWDDFFDNPRGSQLGLMSAIIVGEMASWLPIPGPVPIFAARFVDPALGFALAWNYWYQFAIGVPIEVTVSAVIVNYWHHNIPQVALISLSATLGNWFLGSIAAAWITYGTRVIPSTWSWRIPSLLQMAPSLIQLSTVWFLPESPRWLISNDRSEEALEALTRYHGEGVKTELVELEYEEIRAAIEQEKLSGQTTWKSMVSTKGNRYRMFLVICMGLMSQWSGNGLISYYLSRVMDTVGITNKKTQALVNGLINIWNWALALTSACFVDRVGRRPLFRISTVGMLLVFTGWTIASERFAATEAKSAGVAVMALIFVYEIFYCMAFSPLPVAYSVEVLPYSIRAKGMGVYVLATKCAVFVTQYVNPVGLDSIGWRYYLVYVAVLIVESFIAYGWSLETKGKALEEIAVIFDGEAADVTVDEPAKSKVFNTDIPTTLEQENVDRKV